AGGAGCAGTCATGAAGCTGCTGTTCACATGCAGTGACTCAGGGACACCAGGCAATGAAGGCAGAATGGCTCCTGAAGATCCTGTGGCCAGGGCAACCAGCACCATCCCACAGGACCTCCTACTGTGGCCAGTGGACTCTGCTGTGGCCAGGAAGACTCTCTTCCACTGGCTCCACCTGGATGATCTGAAGGCTGGTCCTCCTGCAGGGCCACCAAGGGTGACTTGACGGGGTTCCCTGGTGCCCTTCCCGTCCCTTGCTCCAAATCCGCACAGTTTAGAGCTCATCCCATAAACCACCATGATCTACTGCTGTAGGACTGAAATGTCGTGGTCtcacaaacaaacaacaaacaaacaacaaaccagTATGGATCAAGAAACCAGAATCAAaagctattttcctttcttatgtatatttattagGTATGCACAGTGAGGTAACCCATCAGAAACTCCGCCAAGGAGAATACAATCAATGTTACAAAGCAGGGAAACACTGACCTACAGTTAGCTCAGCATATTCATAATGGCTTACACAGATAACACAATGGTGAAACACCACATTCCAGTCCCGCGTCCCTTTCTGCACGTTGTTTGGCATCAGATTCTTGGAAGTGGATCTCAGTTGAGCACACGTTGCATTCCGGCAGAACTAGTGTTGCTTCTGGGAGGCAGTCAGTGAAATGGCACAAAAGCACATGGCCATCAACAGGGCATTCATGCTACAGAGAAACCTGGTATCTTATTGACAAcaaggcagggaggagagacagagatctGGGGTGGGAAAGTGACAACATGCATCATGGGAGCCACAATACAGAAGTTAAGGACCTCTGGTATGCAGTGTTCCATAGAAAGCCCCACGGTGATCCAGAAACTCCAGGCAGGAAAAAGTAAGACCTTCCTGGGATTGGATCCATGCTCACACTGACAGAGTTTTCAGTCCTCACACTGCTCTTATTTCTCTATCTTCTCTGATTGCTTCCTGTTTGGTCCCCAACAGGAATCCGAGCTCAGGATCTGGCAACACCAGCAACCATGTCCAAATCCACTCAGATCTCTGCTACATGAGGACgagagcctcagttttccttcaACCACTGTTTTAGGAGCCTCTGAAACATTCTTTTGCTTTCCTGCTGCATCTCCAGTTGgagcttctcctctctctcctgctgttGGAGCACCCCTTCAGGCAGAAGGCCAGGCCGGTTGGTCCCCAGGCTGAGGGTCAAGCCGCTGAGGCCCTGCACCAGCGTTTCCCAGGAGGAAGGATGTGGGGCCCCTTTCCTCTCTGCAGGCATCCCAGAGACATTGGGCCTATGGCTCTGGCAGTATCGACATTCACATCGGAATCCGTTCTGATCTCTATCACCTGATGAAGAGATCCTGGCATTTCTTTCAACCCGATAAGGCGCCACGTGATCAAGGTGTCGCCGTCTCATGTGCCCCAGAAGTGTTCTCTTCCTCTGAGGGGATGCTGACCTTTCCCAGCGCCTCTCCTGTAGGGTCTTGTCATCCCTGTACTGCTGCTGGAGCAGCCCCTCTGGCAGAGGGGCAGGGTATTTGGGGCCAGGACTGCTTTTGAGGTCCCCGAGGCCCATCATCAGCAGttctgagaaggaaggaggggaggctgCTGTGACTTCCCGGGAAGTCTCTTCAGAGATCACTGGGGAAGATTCCGAAATCAGTGTTGGGTTACACTTCTGGAGTGGATCCATGGAGGTGTAGTTGGTGCTCATAGCTCCACCTGGCCCTTGGGTCTAGAGAGGAAGGTGGAGGTGAAGGCTGTCAAAGAGCTGGAAGATAGCAAGGGAAGGGCACGGCCAGAAGAGCCCAGACTGCAACACATGGcgataaaagaagaaagaaaacccgTTATTATTCCTCTGACTTAACCTTTCCGTGC
The window above is part of the Vulpes lagopus strain Blue_001 chromosome X, ASM1834538v1, whole genome shotgun sequence genome. Proteins encoded here:
- the FAM156A gene encoding protein FAM156A/FAM156B, translating into MSTNYTSMDPLQKCNPTLISESSPVISEETSREVTAASPPSFSELLMMGLGDLKSSPGPKYPAPLPEGLLQQQYRDDKTLQERRWERSASPQRKRTLLGHMRRRHLDHVAPYRVERNARISSSGDRDQNGFRCECRYCQSHRPNVSGMPAERKGAPHPSSWETLVQGLSGLTLSLGTNRPGLLPEGVLQQQEREEKLQLEMQQESKRMFQRLLKQWLKEN